The Aedes aegypti strain LVP_AGWG chromosome 3, AaegL5.0 Primary Assembly, whole genome shotgun sequence genome contains a region encoding:
- the LOC110678227 gene encoding histone H2A-like: protein MVSAVPPLRFVCYFIHFVRTILYRLRTLRERLFLKSTQTQPQNVWRGKGGKVKKGKAKSRSNRAGLQFQSFYFGCRYGISGRLKPCSNWQETLPVTTKRDQESFPDLQLASRNDEELNKLLSGVTIAQGGCSAQHSGVLAEENEKKA from the exons ATGGTGAGCGCTGTTCCGCCCCTTCGCTTCGTTTGCTACTTCATCCATTTCGTTCGTACCATCCTA TACCGCTTACGTACGCTTCGTGAACGTTTGTTTCTCAAGTCCACTCAAACTCAACCACAAAATGTCTGGCGCGGCAAAGGAGGCAAAGTTAAGAAAGGCAAGGCAAAGTCCCGTTCCAACCGCGCTGGATTGCAGTTCCAGTCG TTCTACTTTGGCTGCCGTTATGGAATATCTGGCCGCTTGAAGCCATGCTCGAATTGGCAGGAAACGCTGCCCGTGACAACAAAAAGAGACCAGGAATCATTCCCCGATCTGCAGTTGGCCAGCCGCAACGACGAAGAATTGAACAAGCTGCTGTCCGGTGTTACCATCGCCCAAGGTGGGTGTTCTGCCCAACATTCAGGTGTCTTGGCTGAAGAAAACGAGAAGAAGGCATAA
- the LOC110678651 gene encoding histone H2B, with product MAPKTSGKAAKKSGKAQKNIVKGDKKKKKQRRKESYAIYIYKVLKQVHPDTGVSSKAMSIMNSFVNDIFERIAAEASRLAHYNKRSTITSREIQTAVRLLLPGELAKHAVSEGTKAVTKYTSSK from the coding sequence ATGGCACCGAAAACCAGCGGAAAGGCCGCGAAGAAATCCGGCAAGGCCCAGAAGAACATTGTCAAGGgcgataagaagaagaagaagcagcgcAGGAAGGAAAGCTACGCCATCTACATCTACAAGGTGTTGAAGCAAGTTCACCCCGACACTGGCGTTTCGTCGAAAGCCATGAGCATCATGAACAGCTTCGTCAACGACATCTTTGAGCGTATTGCCGCCGAAGCCTCCCGCCTGGCCCACTACAACAAGCGTTCGACGATCACATCCCGCGAAATCCAAACCGCCGTCCGGCTTCTGCTCCCGGGAGAGTTGGCCAAGCACGCCGTTTCGGAAGGCACCAAGGCCGTCACCAAATACACCAGCTCCAAGTAA
- the LOC110678650 gene encoding histone H1-like gives MSEVATEAAAAAPAASPAKTKKPRAPKGQGKPKKPSTHPPVNDMVVAAIKTLKERNGSSLQAIKKYIAANYKCDVAKLAPFLKKALKNGVEKGKFVQTKGTGASGSFKLKAEAKKAASEKKPKKAGEKKAKKATGEKKKATKKPAGEKKAKKPAGEKKAKKPAAAKKAKAAGAKAAKKAGGVKKAAAPKQKATKPSKTAAKKPKTPKPKKAAPAKKAAAKKTAAKK, from the coding sequence ATGTCTGAAGTTGCCACTGAAGCCGCTGCCGCAGCCCCGGCTGCCTCGCCAGCCAAGACCAAGAAGCCAAGGGCCCCCAAGGGACAGGGCAAGCCGAAGAAGCCGTCGACCCACCCCCCAGTCAACGACATGGTTGTTGCTGCCATCAAAACCTTGAAGGAACGCAACGGATCGTCCCTGCAGGCCATCAAGAAGTACATCGCCGCCAACTACAAATGCGATGTCGCCAAGCTTGCCCCATTCCTCAAGAAGGCCTTGAAGAATGGCGTCGAGAAGGGCAAGTTCGTCCAAACCAAGGGCACCGGCGCTTCCGGTTCGTTCAAGCTGAAGGCTGAAGCTAAGAAGGCCGCCAGTGAGAAGAAACCGAAGAAGGCCGGCGAGAAGAAGGCCAAGAAGGCTACCGGAGAGAAGAAGAAGGCCACCAAGAAACCAGCTGGGGAGAAGAAGGCCAAGAAGCCAGCCGGCGAGAAGAAAGCCAAGAAGCCGGCTGCAGCCAAGAAAGCCAAAGCTGCTGGTGCCAAGGCTGCCAAAAAGGCCGGTGGTGTGAAGAAGGCTGCTGCTCCGAAGCAGAAGGCCACCAAACCTTCCAAGACCGCCGCCAAGAAGCCCAAGACCCCAAAACCGAAGAAGGCTGCCCCAGCCAAGAAAGCTGCCGCGAAGAAGACCGCTGCCAAGAAGTAA